From the genome of Phlebotomus papatasi isolate M1 chromosome 2, Ppap_2.1, whole genome shotgun sequence:
taacgatccacatagcgaagcgcccggattagcgcaCTTGACAGTATATTGTTTATAGTAGAACGATTTTGATGATTCTATTTTCAAAGGAAAAGGTGGTCGGGGTGAAATTGGAAAGAGCGTTTGGCAGTTTTTGAGTTCGAGTCCTTCCCattagaagatttttcaataaaaaaactgCTTTTTCCACTATCTTTGTTTTGTGCcaaccaattttgatgaaattttgccaAATTAAAGGTCTTGGAGAGGTCTACAACTCTTCCAAAGATTACAAAACACTATGAGTAATTGCTTGAtcccaattcaattttttttcataaattttaataaataacgtATAGAAATGAGATTGTGTAAATGATTGcaagattttttattaaattaagtgACTTACTTGTAATTCTCATCGAGGAGCAGTTCATAAATCTCAGGACTTCCACCTTGTTGAGCCATGAGGAAAGAATACCGGACTTTAACCTTCTTTATTGGACTCTTCACCATTTCTCTCGCAATAGAAGCAAAATCCAGCACTGTGAGATTCTCCTCGTAGTATGCCTCAATGGGATAAAGATTGACAATGAGAACAAGATTCTCCTTGCCCAGCAGAGCCGTTTGAATGAGAAGTGTGAGCTTGGAATCACGAAATGGCACAATATTGTTCAGTTTCTTCTGACGATTCTCCTGCAGGACACTAAGGCACTTCCTCAAACACATGAGAGATTTATTGATATTCTGTGCTTCCCTCAGGCGATTTCCCACATTTTCAGTCTTCTTAAGCCTCTCAGATCCAGCCAAATCGCCAAATCTGTACGAAACGCAACTGTAATTGTTTGGCTTGGAGAATTTAATAACCAAAACACTGAAAACACTGTGAGATCTGCTTGATCTGGCATTAATCATTGTGGATCCGtaactgattttgtttattccaTAGTTAAGAATTTTTATGACATCTTCACTGCTTTTGGCATAAATATGAGTGAGATTCTTGGCATAGGGAAAGCCCTTGTTTGAGATAATTTTCAATTCTTGACGCTTTGCCGTGTCCAGAGGAGAAATATTGAGGAGATCGTAAACTTTCTCATTGTAGATCTCCATGAAGGACACCCAAATGAAAGACAATTCTCCGTTACTTTCTTCAGCTGTAAAAGATTCCTCACGATTGATCACAGCGGCCATTTCTTCATAATCATATAAACCGTTCGTGGCATCTGGAGAATCTAAAATCTTCCGCCGAATGATCTCCTCCTGGATAGCCTTATCATCATCCAGCAATTCAAAAAGCccattggaaaattttatagtGGGCTGAGCAGCTAATTGATCTTTATACTTTGTGAAAATCTGCTCAACAGCCCGAGGAATAACTCCCGGATTGTTTTTGTTTcctgcaaaatttatttaaattactgGCTAGAGCCAGGGTATTTGGACCTTATCATTTAACACAACAAATCATAACATTGCTCTATCAGGTACGACGC
Proteins encoded in this window:
- the LOC129804640 gene encoding kinesin-like protein subito → MSNSFLQPRDPSIDMYNRPVPIRLERLEPLLQEIEEDEHADSASSRDASQYSDNISLSESKADVYLRLRDIGNNEVAHRKMYEATSTGLKVMCVKSDASGRNKTPCTQLYSFTRVFETTKKQTDVYHTAIKQHVDNEEHAVFLTYGTSGSGKTYTLLGNKNNPGVIPRAVEQIFTKYKDQLAAQPTIKFSNGLFELLDDDKAIQEEIIRRKILDSPDATNGLYDYEEMAAVINREESFTAEESNGELSFIWVSFMEIYNEKVYDLLNISPLDTAKRQELKIISNKGFPYAKNLTHIYAKSSEDVIKILNYGINKISYGSTMINARSSRSHSVFSVLVIKFSKPNNYSCVSYRFGDLAGSERLKKTENVGNRLREAQNINKSLMCLRKCLSVLQENRQKKLNNIVPFRDSKLTLLIQTALLGKENLVLIVNLYPIEAYYEENLTVLDFASIAREMVKSPIKKVKVRYSFLMAQQGGSPEIYELLLDENYKLKMEVSVKNEESKLLFEENCALREENDQLKEQLSYLRNYMTENEIAIRSQLLNKHEHFMERQRVMQEKIHQNELEGLRRQHAREIKKLQDQIDMLTIEEVDSSSEDERR